The following are encoded together in the Peromyscus leucopus breed LL Stock chromosome 1, UCI_PerLeu_2.1, whole genome shotgun sequence genome:
- the Tmem134 gene encoding transmembrane protein 134 isoform X2, with product MSATRPQFSIDDAFELTLEDAGPGPESSGVARFGPLHFERRARFEVADEDKQSRLRYQNLENDEDGAQASPEPDGGVSTRDSGHMSMRSSQWSFSTISSTTQRSYNACCSWTQHPLIQKNRRVVLASFLLLLLGLGVSSAIFFVPGVLLLVPGGRTSNRRPVLSLSPGRKRPSGTLTTTGPLWIRSGSLGHASLGMLPLNLMCALVYSWALESWVGVILC from the exons ATGAGCGCCACCCGACCCCAGTTCAGTATCGATGATGCCTTCGAGCTGACCCTGGAGGACGCAGGGCCTGGTCCTGAGTCCAGCGGGGTCGCCCGCTTCGGGCCGCTGCACTTCGAGCGCCGGGCCAGGTTCGAGGTGGCTGATGAAGACAAGCAGTCCCGGCTGCGCTACCAG AACCTGGAAAATGATGAGGATGGAGCCCAGGCCTCTCCAGAGCCCGATGGGGGAGTCAGCACAAg GGATTCTGGGCACATGTCCATGCGTAGCTCTCAGTGGTCCTTCAGCACCATCAGCAGCACCACCCAGCGCTCCTACAATGCCTGCTGCAG CTGGACCCAACATCCTTTGATCCAGAAAAACAGACGGGTCGTTCTGGCCTCctttctgctcctgctgctgggGCTAG GTGTCTCCAGCGCCATCTTCTTCGTGCCAGGCGTCCTGCTGTTAGTCCCGGGAG GGCGGACCTCCAACCGACGCCCAGTTCTGTCCCTTTCGCCTGGAAGGAAAAGGCCCTCTGGGACCCTCACGACCACCGGCCCCCTCTGGATTCGCTCAGGAAGTTTGGGGCATGCCAGCCTGGGGATGTTGCCCCTTAACCTGATGTGTGCCTTAGTTTATTCCTGGGCCCTGGAATCCTGGGTTGGTGTAATTTTGTGCTAA
- the Tmem134 gene encoding transmembrane protein 134 isoform X4, whose protein sequence is MSATRPQFSIDDAFELTLEDAGPGPESSGVARFGPLHFERRARFEVADEDKQSRLRYQNLENDEDGAQASPEPDGGVSTRDSGHMSMRSSQWSFSTISSTTQRSYNACCSWTQHPLIQKNRRVVLASFLLLLLGLGVSSAIFFVPGVLLLVPGVYHVIFIYCAVKGHRGFQFFYLPYFEK, encoded by the exons ATGAGCGCCACCCGACCCCAGTTCAGTATCGATGATGCCTTCGAGCTGACCCTGGAGGACGCAGGGCCTGGTCCTGAGTCCAGCGGGGTCGCCCGCTTCGGGCCGCTGCACTTCGAGCGCCGGGCCAGGTTCGAGGTGGCTGATGAAGACAAGCAGTCCCGGCTGCGCTACCAG AACCTGGAAAATGATGAGGATGGAGCCCAGGCCTCTCCAGAGCCCGATGGGGGAGTCAGCACAAg GGATTCTGGGCACATGTCCATGCGTAGCTCTCAGTGGTCCTTCAGCACCATCAGCAGCACCACCCAGCGCTCCTACAATGCCTGCTGCAG CTGGACCCAACATCCTTTGATCCAGAAAAACAGACGGGTCGTTCTGGCCTCctttctgctcctgctgctgggGCTAG GTGTCTCCAGCGCCATCTTCTTCGTGCCAGGCGTCCTGCTGTTAGTCCCGGGAG TCTACCACGTGATCTTCATCTACTGTGCCGTCAAGGGCCACCGGGGCTTCCAATTCTTCTACCTGCCCTACTTTGAGAAGTGA
- the Tmem134 gene encoding transmembrane protein 134 isoform X1, whose protein sequence is MSATRPQFSIDDAFELTLEDAGPGPESSGVARFGPLHFERRARFEVADEDKQSRLRYQNLENDEDGAQASPEPDGGVSTRDSGHMSMRSSQWSFSTISSTTQRSYNACCSWTQHPLIQKNRRVVLASFLLLLLGLVLILVGVGLEVAPSPGVSSAIFFVPGVLLLVPGGRTSNRRPVLSLSPGRKRPSGTLTTTGPLWIRSGSLGHASLGMLPLNLMCALVYSWALESWVGVILC, encoded by the exons ATGAGCGCCACCCGACCCCAGTTCAGTATCGATGATGCCTTCGAGCTGACCCTGGAGGACGCAGGGCCTGGTCCTGAGTCCAGCGGGGTCGCCCGCTTCGGGCCGCTGCACTTCGAGCGCCGGGCCAGGTTCGAGGTGGCTGATGAAGACAAGCAGTCCCGGCTGCGCTACCAG AACCTGGAAAATGATGAGGATGGAGCCCAGGCCTCTCCAGAGCCCGATGGGGGAGTCAGCACAAg GGATTCTGGGCACATGTCCATGCGTAGCTCTCAGTGGTCCTTCAGCACCATCAGCAGCACCACCCAGCGCTCCTACAATGCCTGCTGCAG CTGGACCCAACATCCTTTGATCCAGAAAAACAGACGGGTCGTTCTGGCCTCctttctgctcctgctgctgggGCTAG tgctcatcCTGGTCGGCGTGGGACTGGAGGTGGCCCCCTCTCCAG GTGTCTCCAGCGCCATCTTCTTCGTGCCAGGCGTCCTGCTGTTAGTCCCGGGAG GGCGGACCTCCAACCGACGCCCAGTTCTGTCCCTTTCGCCTGGAAGGAAAAGGCCCTCTGGGACCCTCACGACCACCGGCCCCCTCTGGATTCGCTCAGGAAGTTTGGGGCATGCCAGCCTGGGGATGTTGCCCCTTAACCTGATGTGTGCCTTAGTTTATTCCTGGGCCCTGGAATCCTGGGTTGGTGTAATTTTGTGCTAA
- the Tmem134 gene encoding transmembrane protein 134 isoform X3, whose amino-acid sequence MSATRPQFSIDDAFELTLEDAGPGPESSGVARFGPLHFERRARFEVADEDKQSRLRYQNLENDEDGAQASPEPDGGVSTRDSGHMSMRSSQWSFSTISSTTQRSYNACCSWTQHPLIQKNRRVVLASFLLLLLGLVLILVGVGLEVAPSPGVSSAIFFVPGVLLLVPGVYHVIFIYCAVKGHRGFQFFYLPYFEK is encoded by the exons ATGAGCGCCACCCGACCCCAGTTCAGTATCGATGATGCCTTCGAGCTGACCCTGGAGGACGCAGGGCCTGGTCCTGAGTCCAGCGGGGTCGCCCGCTTCGGGCCGCTGCACTTCGAGCGCCGGGCCAGGTTCGAGGTGGCTGATGAAGACAAGCAGTCCCGGCTGCGCTACCAG AACCTGGAAAATGATGAGGATGGAGCCCAGGCCTCTCCAGAGCCCGATGGGGGAGTCAGCACAAg GGATTCTGGGCACATGTCCATGCGTAGCTCTCAGTGGTCCTTCAGCACCATCAGCAGCACCACCCAGCGCTCCTACAATGCCTGCTGCAG CTGGACCCAACATCCTTTGATCCAGAAAAACAGACGGGTCGTTCTGGCCTCctttctgctcctgctgctgggGCTAG tgctcatcCTGGTCGGCGTGGGACTGGAGGTGGCCCCCTCTCCAG GTGTCTCCAGCGCCATCTTCTTCGTGCCAGGCGTCCTGCTGTTAGTCCCGGGAG TCTACCACGTGATCTTCATCTACTGTGCCGTCAAGGGCCACCGGGGCTTCCAATTCTTCTACCTGCCCTACTTTGAGAAGTGA